The Gillisia sp. Hel_I_86 genome has a segment encoding these proteins:
- a CDS encoding ABC transporter ATP-binding protein has product MNVIETKEVSKIYNPDTIPVYALNKVSLNIEKGEFTAIVGPSGSGKTTLLNVIGGLDDASDGSVMIDGSDILKLSGGKLIDFRLRHIGFVFQAYNLIPVLSAKENIEFIMLLQNWPTKKREDRTKEMLEAVGLKDKSGSKPSQLSGGQQQRVAVARALASKPRFVLADEPTANLDSKSAENLLDIMLKLNVEEHITFIFSTHDPRVIKRARRVITLEDGKVVSDIQQNTKQVLARK; this is encoded by the coding sequence ATGAATGTTATTGAAACCAAGGAAGTGAGCAAAATATATAACCCCGATACCATTCCGGTATATGCCCTGAACAAGGTAAGCCTGAATATTGAAAAAGGGGAATTTACCGCTATCGTGGGGCCATCGGGTTCCGGTAAGACCACATTGCTTAATGTTATTGGTGGCCTCGATGATGCCAGTGATGGTTCGGTGATGATCGATGGCAGCGACATCCTGAAATTATCCGGGGGCAAACTGATCGATTTCAGGCTCAGGCACATCGGCTTTGTCTTTCAGGCCTATAACCTGATTCCTGTGCTCTCCGCCAAGGAGAATATCGAGTTCATCATGCTGCTGCAAAACTGGCCTACCAAGAAACGTGAGGATCGAACAAAAGAAATGTTGGAAGCCGTTGGCCTAAAAGATAAATCTGGCTCAAAGCCATCACAACTTTCGGGCGGGCAGCAACAAAGGGTTGCCGTGGCAAGGGCCCTGGCTTCAAAACCCCGTTTTGTGCTGGCCGATGAGCCCACGGCAAACCTCGATTCCAAATCGGCAGAAAATTTATTGGATATTATGCTGAAATTAAATGTGGAGGAACATATCACCTTTATTTTTTCGACCCACGACCCACGGGTCATAAAAAGGGCAAGGCGGGTCATAACGCTCGAAGACGGCAAAGTAGTGTCGGATATACAACAAAATACTAAACAGGTTTTAGCAAGAAAATGA